CAAGTCCAAgctgcaaatttaccatttcaccCTCGGGATGTTCTACCTTTATTACCGAGACAAGTTTCGTGGCCGGTCCTCAACTCTCTCAACAGCCCTGTTGACCTTTTACCGTCCTTTGTCGGCTCTGTTTCGTCGTCGAACCGCATCGTGAACTGGAAAGGTGCGTGCTTTTATGAGAACACGGCTTGGGTGGAGTTCCATAACAAAACCGGCAGTGAATTTGGCGGTGGAACTCTACATATAAAGGTAAACCACTTTAGCTTTTGAGTGTTTTCTAAATCTGGGTGTCTCTTAGTTTGATTTGGGACTgcgtaaaatttaaattttatttcaggTTTTTGTAGTGTTATTGTTTCTGGGTATTGCTTGGTTTGAACTGGAAgtgcttaaattttattgagaaagGAAATTGCTTTATTTGGGATTGGGATTTTGATTTTCTATAccctaatttatcaaatttgggAGTGTGTTTTTATTGGGGTTTTCTATACCTAGTTTTAGTATTTTGATGAAATCAGAGGacattattgatatatttttgtgtAAATATAGGTTGTTTGCATAATTCAGGCTCAGAATGATGCAAAATTCTTTATTTTGGATACTGATAGAATTGGTTATATAGAGTATGTGAAAATGGTATTTATGTGCTTATACAGGTCAGCTACCCCCATAGTTGGACTTGTATGGATCTTTACGTGTTCGCAACTCCGTACCGCGTAACTTgggattattattttttgtctcgAGAGCATACGCTCGAAATCAAGGAATGGCAAGATAAAGCTGAGTATGAATATGTAAGTTGCCATTGTTAGTTTTGGGTTAACATCAAGTGTTAGTTTACTGCAAACTCATACACGGATTCGTATGTCACTTTTAAATTTAGGTGAAAAACAGGGGGATTTCAATTTTTCTGATGCAAGCAGGGATGCTTGGAACACTTCAGGCTCTATGGGATGTGTTTCCCTTGTTTACAAATACCGGATGGGGTGAGAATTCTAATATTGGGTTTCTTGAGAAACATATGGGGGCTACTTTTGAAGAACGACCTCAGCCGTGGTTTACTAACATCAGTGTCGATGATGTACACTCGGGAGATTTCCTTGCTATATCTAAAATTCGTGGGCGATGGGGTGGTTTCGAGACTCTCGAGAAATGGGTTAGTGGTGCTTATGCTGGTCATACTGCTGTTTGTTTAAAGGATTCCGAAGGGAAGCTATGGATTGGTGAATCAGGACATGAAAATGAGAAGGTACTGAATTTAATCCCCGAAGATTACCTTTATTCGAGTTATTCTACTGGTACTTATTACTGACactcaattattattttatctgtCCTGGTTTTGTAGGGAGAAGATATCATTGCGATCGTACCATGGGATGAATGGTGGGATTTTGAGCTGAACAAGGACGATTCTAATCCCCATATTGCATATCTACCACTGCATCCCGATGTTCGAGCAAAGTTTAACGAGACTGCTGCGTGGGAGTACGCGCTAAGCATGGCAGGCAAACCGTATGGTTACCATAACATGATATTTAGCTGGATAGACACCATTGGTGGAAATTATCCTCCTCCATTGGATGCTCACCTGGTATTTTGATACTCATTCATGCTAAGATTTTAGTTTTACATTTTAGCTTTAATAGTGTCTTTTCCTTATGACTCTTGTTCCATCTCTGCAGTTGCCTCTGAATGTTTTTTAAGTGTTTGCTTGATGCTTGTACAGGTAGCTTCAGTTATGACAGTTTGGAGTAAAATACAACCCGAATATGCAGCTAACATGTGGAACGAGGCCTTAAACAAGCGGCTTGGAACTCAGGTATGGTATTCTTCATGGTTGGTTAAAATTGAGTTTGTGGTTTGTCCACACATGAAACACAATCTCAATTGTTTGGGATTTACATCTTGAAGATTGCACGCAACTTGCTTAATTACATGTTTGAGAGTTTCAAAAAGATTCTATCGGAGAAGCTTGACCTACATGCTTCAAAGTGTATTCTTTCTCTAACCATAGTGTTCACTGCAGGGTCTTAATCTTTCTGATATATTGGTTGAAACCGAAAAGCGCGGGTCATCATTTGATGAACTGTTGACCATTCCCGAACAGGATAATTGGATATATAGTGATGGGAAGTCAACATCATGCATTGCTTTCGTTCTCGAATTATACAAGGAGGCAGGACTTTTTGATCCGATTGCCGACTCTATTCAAGTCACCGAGTTTACAGTAAGCTTCTTTTTACTAAAACCTTTGTTTAAGGTGATATGAATTTCCCTGAGTTGATTGATTTAATACTGAAACATACAGATCAAAGATGCTTATAGTTTGAAGTTTTTCGAGAATGATTCGAGCCGGCTGCCAAAGTGGTGCAATGACGCAGACAATGTAAAGCTTCCTTACTGTCAGATCAAAGGGAAGTATCGAATGGAACTACCTGGATATAATTCAATGGATCCATACGTCCATATGAATGAACGTTGTCCTTCTATGCCTCCAAAGTACTTCAGGCCGCAAAACTGCTAAGACAGCATCGATTCTGCCGTTAGTACTTCTATCATTTCGGACAAATTTATGCGAGATGGTTCAAgaaatttgtgtttaatatCAGTTGTAAATATGCTTAGTCACACTAGGAGTGGGTATGTCAGGTGCCGAATTCTTGTGAATGGTATATAAAATGGAAGAACGACATGATGCTGATAGATTTACGTAAAAAATCAATTCTTTcgttgaattttagttttatacGTAGATCTGTAGTGTTCTATGATTTGCATTGGATGAGCTGAAAAAACTAGTCCTAATAGTTTCATGGGTTTCAGGTTTGCTATTTATTCTTACATGTTTTGGAAACATGCTCGGTTCGGTTGTAAAAGTTAGATATATACATTTAggaataataatgataacaatTAGAGCTTTATTTAGAAAGGGTCAAGATATACCCATAATAACAGTTCTATtagataaaatatttgaaaatccaATAAGAGCACTTATTGGAGGAATTCAATCTAATTTACACGCAAGTGTAATAGGATTTAAagttaaactaaaatattttatatccaTTCTGATTCTCTAATATAAGAATGTCTATGTCTaagaattcaaacaaaaattttgaaattaataatttatcggAAGATCTAGCAATAAGTTGGTCTTACATTAATGAATATACAAATACAAAGAGAGgtagaaataaaagagattaataacaaaaattttgagctctttgaacctaataaattttctagatacaaccaaaattattacatttaaaaGATCTATCAATACCAAAAGATTGGATGATAAAAAGATCAATAGTGCAAGTACTTCTAAACCTGTAAGTACTATAGAATATGTCatctgaaataaattttattttaaaaatcttgctataatgatataaataatgtaatacccaattttagcccgggctcacatatggaaacataatttttgaggatatgcaatcttagatatcatatgcaatcctagatatgatatgcaatcttagatatgatatatgcaatcttagatatgatatgcaatcttagatatgatatataatcttagatatgatatgcaatcttagaatatatgattttgtaatcttagagatttaatttgtagataccctttaatctcagccgttgatgtaattgatctataccgttggatttggggaggctcaactataaatagaggcctctcccttcgaaaaaaaagaaggaaaaaagaggaagaggaataaaaaagagaacgattggcaattttttaaaggtggcttactatttttttttctttcgattattttacttatttatgattttaaagaggggagaaggtgataccactgcgaattttatttagcccctccgccttttaatgtttttgtaattaagtttttttatttttcttgatttacccttttatttatttttatttcaattgggTCTAAgttgaacggcgtcgttttagaggagaagggaaaatttcccttccagcccctctatgtaattcacgcattcaaattaatccttttacttttatttatttgcagatttacCCCAGTTTTTTtattgcaattcaatttagtttttcttttccttttttgttcttttcatttattttattaattaataacataatcatttttttatttttatttttatttttttaaaatctatacatgtatattttatgcacatatttttaacttatatttttctcacatttatatatgtatattgtagAAGCCCAATTTCACCCGGGCCcattacaaacaaataaaatacatacacCCAAACCTCAACCCACCTAAACACTAACCCAACACCCATGACCCAAACATCAGcccaataatataaaaaaccctaatagCCCAAAATGGCCCAAACCTAAACTATTTTCAgcaaaaaaaggggaaaagaaaccctagccgcCGCTCCTTCTAGCCTCTGCCACCACCTACTTTTCAGCCACCAACTCTGCCACCGTACGGCCTCCTTACTTCCCACTGCTACCGCCCCACTTGCACCTGCTCATCAATCACCCTGCAAAACAGAGCAAACACGCAAAGTAGAAGCAAAACAGTAGCAAACAAGATATAATATTGTATCAAtcttggctataaaagccacttCAATTTCTTTGTATTGCTTCTTCTTTTCGGAAACgaaaaatcgaataaaaaatagagaaaagttGATCTGATTTAAAGGTTTTCTTTCTTCTActcatttattgatttttttttggtgtttacttttctttttttttttattgcgtctcaaaaagaagagaatcaatataaaatcaaaaggaGAGAGTCCGGATCTTACCTTTTCGGAGTTTAAGCCGTGGGGGGCGAGGTTGTCATCTCCGATGAAAGATGGCATTTTTGAGTCGGGGAAGTCGAGAAGCCAAAAAAAAATGGCCTTTCTATTTTTTCACCACCACAGTGTCTGGTGGCCGTCGACGGACCGACACCGGACTCGGCCTAAGAGGAGAGGAGCTAGAGAGAAATGAAAAGGCAAAAGTTTTTTCAAAATGGtttcaaaatgatatttttgtatttttttacttatataggccctttaaacgacgtcgttttgggtaGACCTACGAGCatcaaacggcgtcgttttgccTTAGATCCGCTACGACCGACCCGCTcggggaggatccgcgtttTGCATGAATGGGTTATTTACACCAGTCCCGCTTTGCTTATGcgtttcttttaatttactccctattgctatttttaaccttttgaAATTTGCCCCCATAATTTTGCTTAGTTTTCGATCAGATCCGACCCATCGTTGTATTTGAAAAGCGGATCGTGTCCGTGGTCTGGTTTATTCACTCATTTGGCCCCGGCCCTTTAATGCTCTCTTCATTCTGGTCCctcattgtatattttattatagctTTGactctcaaattttatttttgtcccGAATTAGTCCATTTTCGTCATTTCATTATTAtcttgttaattaatttaatattatcatatttatattgtcattttatatttattcttgtattattattatatcactATATTATACTATTGgcattatattattatttattatattagaatataattatttaaatttggaatataattatcctattgtatattgattattattactTACTTATACATAtccttttatttcaaactttgtcatatatatatatatacatacatatataccttttatatttgataattttaaaatgtatttatgcATAcgtttttttcatatattttaaaatatatatatgcatacattttataatatacgtacttatatacttttcatattttataattttcgtatacgttttatatatacatgtacataatattttttaatttatttgtatatatatatacatacttatatattatttatatactttatatatatatacatatatgtgtacacatacatacatatatgtatatacctatatgagttttatatttattaactttaaaacataagtatatatatatatatatatatatatatatatgttttcatattttcataatcatatatataaatattttccttaCATGCgcatgaatatttttatatatattttataatttggattaattctcctttttattattattttgttttacttaatgttcatttgtttatttatttatatgtccattttatgttttagtttatttatttctttatttgttattgtacatacatgatgaattttgttcttttttttatttgttttttgctcatgttatttttagtcacattattttatttattattctattatgcATATGAATAccatatttcaaaaaagaaaatgtttcaaaataaggcaatgttttgcgtttggaaattcgagaaaacatgccctaaggtgctaggtgtcgatttttctcgttcaaccaaatggcttaatatctttcttaaaaatttcaaaataaggcaatgttttgcgtttggaaattcgagggacgtgccctaaggtgttgggtttcgatttctcgtttaaccaaattgccaaatattctattgaatttaaattcatgccattcgagttttttttaaggatcgtattttaaatttctttaaagttttcaatcttcgacattaagacattaagtaatcaactaggtaccaattttgggcgtatcgagggtgctaatccttcctcgtgtgtaaccgactcccgaacccgtttttctgaatttcgtggaccaaacttgttgttttaataaaatcaaattgtttattaaaaacaaccactttcaaggtgatccaatcacacctattaaaaaggattggtggcgactcctgtttcatttttcaaaacccaagtcgatcccgttttccatccaaaaaaatggtgtcaacatatatatatgtatatttatttttttttaaaaattaattttgataatgtactcattatttaattttttatccatgtatattccttttatatgtacatgtatatatatttttttaaaacgaatattatcctatatttttttaatgaatattttcatatttatatgtatagatttacgttttttaatgattaaatactcacttttttttttttttaaatatacctatttttattattttatatatatacgtataattatatttttctttatttgcataagtatattatgtattgtatttatatataaattctataacccaaaattttatttgtaaattatatgtatatttttaatcttcataattttcatgtgtatattatacgtcttttgatccttatttatttgtttgctatcccatccattgtataattgtgtttacatttaatattttgcatgtcatggattacctttttttatttcgtttattcatttgcttatattatttttatgtcgatgatgtatttattattgttattattattagagcatttgtatgtataaaatcacgttacatcattttttttactcaaatttaaagatagaaatttttttaaattgagataatattcgtatttaggattttcaagggaattgagccctaacgtattgggttccgatttttttcGTTAAATCcgacaatcgagcatttctcttcaatcaaaaaaataaaaactcattattgggaattcaacacgttgtgtcctaacgtattggatgtgacgcattgatttctcgaaatgaagattttttttttaaaaaatcatgaaggaaatattccgagtttgagattctaaaggaattgtgccctaacgtattgggtgtgattttttaaatcttggataagtggatgttcttttaaagtaaaggaaatattccgagtttgggattttaaaggaatcgtgccctaacgtattgggtgtgatttcttaaatcttggatgagtggatgttcttttaaagttttattgtataaatattctgacctaattcattttgggggaaattagaatgttgtgccctaacgtattgggtgtggcatttttgcttctctgaattgaaaagggtcttaatatgcaacattttaagtttttaaagattatatttttaaaattttcgaccttaagacattaattaattaactaggtaccaatttttgggcgtaatgagggtgctaatccttcctcatacgtaaccgacttccgaacccgtttttctaaaattcgtaaaccaaagtcgttttaggtgatccaatcacacctcaataaaagattggtggcgactcccaattttttttttaagtcgacaaccttaaaattttttatttttcaaaaatggtttcgacagcttgacgactccgctggggaactttttttaaataagagagtcgagccacaaagttgattaatttttgtcttatggtcgagaaaatattttaaaaaaaaaactcataacatccttttgcattcattatctttttgtttaaacattgtttgcattatacatttcatgagttgaacaatgttacccttttaagtgggagtgagagactatgccttcgtgaggtttttacctccgtgtagggtagtggattgctttcgggatacatccgtacctatgtcttcgtgagatttttcatctccgtgcagccatagggaaatgtattcccctgaactgaacttggtccatatgagcctataatgggtgaggattgaggaatctactggttcgggtacctttactctagaagccaaacctcatataatgaaccttaggaatccaccttaAGTAGAATcatactaaaccctagtagatatccaattagggatctttattatttcttgattatatcttgtgtttctatgttatactgacttttggtgttttatttgcatgacatgacatttcatttcatcataaaaggcgtcaattcaaattcagttgctagatagaaggcTTAACATGAAAagcgggtttcttgataaagtggaggacaataCGGCTGTTCGAACTTGGTCTGAGATAACGCAGCAAGaaaaaggtgatagtttggctgatGGGCATGTATCGGAGTTATGAGACTTTACGCATATCAGTgcaactcaaaacaatttgcaagaattgaaggaaatctggggtCAGTGGAGTGATGAGGTTAGACAGCTCtttatgataattatggggatttgccttatttgcttgatgtgaaggtagacaagcatttgtttcaAGCCCTCGCCCAATtctggaatcctgcttacagctgCTTTATGTTCGGGAAGGTCGATTTAGTGCCTACGATAGAGGAGTATATGGCTTTACTCCgttgttcaaagtttcaaggaGACAGGGTTTATTCGAGAGCGGtgaatgtgccaaccttttccaATAAGTTGATGAGTGTAACAggaatgagtgagcagtgggttgtcGCACGAATTAAGCAAAAGGAGGACAGTAAGTGCGTTCCTTGGAGAGGCTTGAAAGATGCAATCCTCACACACCCAGATGTCAGGAAACGTTAgatgtttttgctttaagtatatatggcttggttgtTTTCCCTAAAGCCTTGGGGTATGTGAATGAAACAGTCACTGATTTATTCGACCGGCTCGATAAGAAAGTTACACCGATTCTGAAAATTTTGGCAGAAAActtcaggtcattgagtgcatgccgaaaGATGGGTGAAGGTAGATTTATCGGATGTGCACAACTTCTACTCGCATGGTTttacagtcacttttggaaggtggataaagtttTGTATCGGGtcttctctaaaaattattcaccactaaaagAGTTAATTGCTACACCGAGGAGAGATGACATTTCGGACGAaaaatggatggcaattcttcaaaatcttcaagaggaagatgttgagtggagagctccttggttacttccagatgagatcatgtataggtgtggtaattttgattgggttcctttgcTAGGGGTTTGGGGAGCTACTGGATACGCCCCATTATTGGTACTAAGGCAACATaggtcaaggcaatttatacctgcgacccaagggatagctgattatgaatattcatacaaggatgatggttatagaaagaagattcaagagatggCTAGTGCGTGAAACAAACTCACGAATGAAGAGGCTAGTGTGGGTTCAATGACAACTCCCGAGTATCATCAATGGTGGGCTAGAAGGATTAATGATAATACACCTAAGTTAAATCAGAAGAAATCCAAtcaatagaagagcatttgcAGTCATTCCTTCGAGTTGGAAATTATAaagcaagattgaagaaatggagaaaagaattgaagagttAGAGGCGAgtgcaaaattgtgagatccggATCAAGCACTTGAAAGCAAATGAGAGCCATAGTAATGAACAACTTCACCATTTTCGAATCAAGTTAGAAGCGAGATCATCTTATCGAGGAAGTCGTGGTTCGATTCGAGAAGTAGTGACCATATCTGACTTTTAGCAATTACAAGTGACACtactgagtgtgaagtatgaattagagtcaaatcgGGGGCAAGAATTGGCTTTAttacttagaaagattagagttttgggtactagggcaaagtcgtatttgtaattcattttatgtaaaggaatttaatttctagtaaagttttcttatatggaattgaattcaaattgGCGCCTTttctgcattcatttcatgcattgcattgtttcatatgcattaataaatacattaagggattttaattaatctaaatcacTCCTCAGCTAAtttggaaaccaaccaacctaccaagcaccactacggtactcgatcaaaaacCAAGGATATGGATCAAAGATTGGAAAGATTAGAACAAactcaaaaggaaatgcagAGCAACTTCAACAAAgaaatgaatgagcagcaaaaatgatagacaaaatgatggaatctcaagggaaTATGATGGCTCAGTTAACTCAATGGTTGAACAAGGGAATTGATAAAGGAAAAATCTCTGTgctcaatgttgaagaaggagacaatgaggACTGTCTATCCTTCGGACTCTACCCTCAAAGATGTTGAGGTATGTCCACACAAATCTTCTGTCACCATCAAGCCTCAACAGTTTCAGGCTGATGCTTCAATACCAATGAATTTTCAAGTTGGATCTGGCTCCAACCCTGAAGACAAATTTGTTCATCATACTGTCCCTGACTTTGATGAAATGGCcggaagagagaaaatgaaggatGAGTCGTCAAAACAGCTAAAAGCGAAGTATAAGTGGCTAGAAGAGAAATATAGAGCTATGGAATTTCTTGATAGCTACTatgggattgatgctaaagaattgagcttaGTTCCAAATTTAGTACTCtcttataaattcaaaatgcctaagtttgagaagtacaatggaactagtagccccgaagctcatgTTACTATGTTCTGCAGAcggatgactgggtatgttaataatgaccaaTAGCGATACATTGTTTCGGGATAGCCTCATGAAGGCgacatccaagtggtacaatcaattgagtcgtaCCGAGATcaattcatggagagatctagcACAGGCGTTCTTAAAACAGTATAGCCATGTggctgacatggtacctgataggatcactcttcagaatatggagaagaagcctggtgaaagtttcaggcaatatgcacagagatggagggaggttctTGTCAAGTTcaccatctcttctagaaagagagatgacgatgcttttgttaatacattgaaggccccattcatcacacata
This sequence is a window from Gossypium raimondii isolate GPD5lz chromosome 5, ASM2569854v1, whole genome shotgun sequence. Protein-coding genes within it:
- the LOC105768397 gene encoding uncharacterized protein LOC105768397 translates to MASSSSSLFRCFLHFFFFIISQVQAANLPFHPRDVLPLLPRQVSWPVLNSLNSPVDLLPSFVGSVSSSNRIVNWKGACFYENTAWVEFHNKTGSEFGGGTLHIKVSYPHSWTCMDLYVFATPYRVTWDYYFLSREHTLEIKEWQDKAEYEYVKNRGISIFLMQAGMLGTLQALWDVFPLFTNTGWGENSNIGFLEKHMGATFEERPQPWFTNISVDDVHSGDFLAISKIRGRWGGFETLEKWVSGAYAGHTAVCLKDSEGKLWIGESGHENEKGEDIIAIVPWDEWWDFELNKDDSNPHIAYLPLHPDVRAKFNETAAWEYALSMAGKPYGYHNMIFSWIDTIGGNYPPPLDAHLVASVMTVWSKIQPEYAANMWNEALNKRLGTQGLNLSDILVETEKRGSSFDELLTIPEQDNWIYSDGKSTSCIAFVLELYKEAGLFDPIADSIQVTEFTIKDAYSLKFFENDSSRLPKWCNDADNVKLPYCQIKGKYRMELPGYNSMDPYVHMNERCPSMPPKYFRPQNC